In Streptomyces canus, one DNA window encodes the following:
- a CDS encoding NADPH-dependent F420 reductase, whose product MRYAVLGTGIVGRTLAGKLASLGHDVVIGTRDPGATLARTEPDGMGNPPFAQWHADHGQVRLETFEEAAAFGETVVNTTAGERSLDALQAAGAPHLSGKILIDVANPLDFSGGRPTLDPVNTDSLGERIQRAFPEAKVVKTLNTMNCFVMVEPTRVAGEHTVFVSGDDTGAKKAVTALLGSFGWPEANVIDLGDITTARGVEMLLPIWLHLYGTLGHGDFNFHIQGARPGG is encoded by the coding sequence ATGCGTTACGCAGTCCTCGGTACCGGCATCGTCGGCCGGACGCTGGCCGGCAAGCTCGCCTCCCTCGGTCACGACGTCGTCATCGGCACCCGCGATCCCGGGGCCACTCTCGCCCGCACCGAACCCGACGGCATGGGCAACCCGCCGTTCGCCCAGTGGCACGCCGACCACGGCCAGGTGCGTCTGGAGACCTTCGAGGAGGCGGCGGCCTTCGGCGAGACGGTCGTCAACACCACCGCGGGCGAGCGGAGCCTCGATGCCCTGCAAGCGGCCGGCGCACCCCACCTGAGCGGCAAGATTCTCATCGATGTCGCCAATCCGCTGGACTTCTCCGGCGGGAGGCCGACGCTGGACCCCGTCAACACCGACAGCCTCGGCGAGCGCATCCAGCGGGCCTTCCCCGAGGCGAAGGTCGTCAAGACCCTCAACACCATGAACTGTTTCGTCATGGTGGAGCCGACCCGCGTGGCAGGGGAGCACACCGTGTTCGTCAGCGGTGACGACACCGGGGCCAAGAAGGCCGTCACGGCACTGCTGGGCTCCTTCGGCTGGCCCGAAGCGAACGTCATCGACCTGGGCGACATCACCACCGCCCGCGGCGTCGAGATGCTCCTGCCGATCTGGCTGCACCTGTACGGCACGCTCGGCCACGGCGACTTCAACTTCCACATCCAGGGGGCCCGGCCCGGCGGCTGA
- a CDS encoding PP2C family protein-serine/threonine phosphatase, whose amino-acid sequence MRKPHIDYAAVFRALPGMVALLTPELVYVDVNDDFLRLTGRAREQLLGRYIFDVFPENPNDSAAAGMRETRESMLRAVASGERDTMAVLRYDIEDPHRAGHWQEHFWSPVNAPVLGTDGKVKLLVHRVEEVTELIRARGGPGGDSRARVLEAELYTRARELQEVNERLRKAHAREREVALALQEALLPAPGPLGHHQAAVRYRPAVGSLNVCGDWYDLVDLADDCLAVAVGDVVGHGLAAACVMGQLRSALSAATRVADGPARALEALGLYARSVDGAESTTAATAFIDWGDHTLTYSSAGHLPPALLRPDGTVTFLDRATDPPLGASLEHTIRPEATAPFDEGATLVLYTDGLIERRTEDIDTGLARLSDTLTRHRHAAPEDLADALLAELLPPTGNADDTALVVIRL is encoded by the coding sequence ATGAGGAAACCGCACATCGATTACGCGGCGGTGTTCCGGGCTCTGCCCGGCATGGTGGCGTTGCTGACGCCCGAGCTGGTGTACGTCGACGTCAACGACGACTTCCTACGGCTCACCGGTCGTGCCCGCGAGCAGTTGCTGGGCCGCTACATCTTCGATGTCTTCCCCGAGAACCCCAATGATTCGGCCGCGGCCGGGATGCGGGAGACGCGGGAGTCGATGCTGCGTGCGGTGGCCTCCGGGGAGCGCGACACGATGGCGGTGCTCCGCTACGACATCGAGGATCCCCATCGGGCCGGCCACTGGCAGGAGCACTTCTGGAGCCCGGTCAACGCGCCCGTCCTCGGCACCGACGGGAAGGTGAAGCTGCTCGTGCACCGGGTGGAGGAGGTCACCGAACTCATTCGTGCCCGCGGCGGACCGGGGGGCGACAGCCGGGCACGCGTGCTGGAGGCCGAGCTGTACACCCGCGCCCGGGAACTCCAGGAGGTCAACGAACGCCTGCGCAAGGCACACGCCCGCGAACGCGAGGTCGCCCTGGCTCTGCAGGAGGCCCTGCTGCCCGCCCCGGGGCCCCTCGGCCACCATCAGGCGGCCGTGCGCTACCGGCCCGCCGTCGGCTCCCTGAACGTGTGCGGTGACTGGTACGACCTCGTCGACCTGGCCGACGACTGTCTCGCGGTGGCCGTCGGTGACGTGGTCGGTCACGGTCTGGCGGCCGCCTGCGTCATGGGTCAGCTGCGCAGCGCGCTCAGCGCCGCCACCCGCGTCGCCGACGGGCCTGCCCGGGCTCTGGAGGCGCTCGGGCTGTACGCCCGCTCCGTCGACGGCGCCGAGTCGACGACGGCGGCGACGGCCTTCATCGACTGGGGCGACCACACCCTCACCTACAGCAGCGCGGGCCACCTCCCGCCCGCCCTGCTCCGCCCCGACGGCACGGTCACCTTCCTGGACCGGGCCACCGACCCGCCGCTCGGTGCCAGCCTCGAACACACCATCCGTCCCGAGGCCACCGCGCCCTTCGACGAGGGCGCCACGCTGGTCCTCTACACCGACGGTCTGATCGAGCGCCGCACCGAGGACATCGACACCGGCCTGGCACGCCTCTCCGACACGCTCACCCGCCACCGCCACGCCGCCCCCGAGGACCTGGCCGACGCGCTCCTGGCCGAGCTGCTCCCACCCACCGGCAACGCCGACGACACCGCTCTCGTCGTCATCCGCCTGTGA
- the tatA gene encoding Sec-independent protein translocase subunit TatA — protein MLRNGLEPWHLLIVAIMIILLFGSKKLPEAARGLGKSMRILKSEAKAMKEDGTAHSSAAPAESAPQVVQSAPVETTAAQPTAESNPAH, from the coding sequence ATGCTGCGCAACGGACTGGAGCCCTGGCATCTGCTGATCGTGGCGATCATGATCATCTTGCTGTTCGGCTCGAAGAAGCTGCCCGAGGCCGCCCGCGGGCTCGGCAAGTCGATGCGCATCCTCAAGAGCGAGGCCAAGGCGATGAAGGAGGACGGCACGGCCCACTCCTCCGCGGCCCCCGCTGAGTCTGCCCCGCAGGTCGTCCAGTCCGCGCCGGTGGAGACCACGGCAGCGCAGCCGACGGCCGAGAGCAACCCTGCCCACTGA
- a CDS encoding serine/threonine-protein kinase produces the protein MSEADEVPGRRVVDGRFALEARLGGGGMGTVWRARDLVLHRMVAVKEVRPPDRDLAEYDPDSARMLRERVLREARALARIDHPNVVTIHHIVDGGDGTYPWIVMELVSGGSLADRLTREPMPPAEAARIGRGVLAALAAAHEAGIQHRDVKPANVLLRSDGRPVLTDFGIAAIRETTSLTATGSIIGTPDFMAPERISGHEGGAASDLWSLAMMLYTAVEGHHPLRRGSTLATLAAVLNEDVPPPVRAGALGDVLMNVLVRDPAARPSSAVLDRRLAEIESGSVGPVTAWHQPTAPYPPFAGAAPSYPGAFAPRTAPLTGAPAPAGVAGPVGFGPPPVPAGPGQPVTSPVRAGRKSGAGLRVVLSVSGTSLAGALVLMWWLLPFGGDAGGSGEAADGGASSSVASAREATGSPAAAPAVQQSRDTTTTSLLTPDGIRTAIKALKQETGRDRFGDFSVYEDFVSAEVMVKGSDSKYDTYTYRPGQGVEKGLIKGTLSGGDQPFRLDGFNWDKVPTLLEEARKKLDVDHPNTRYVLVRQPNDVFDTPLGMAVYLSNEYSQSGYLEANTKGKVTRVMPAED, from the coding sequence ATGAGCGAGGCAGACGAGGTCCCCGGCAGACGAGTCGTCGACGGGCGCTTCGCGTTGGAAGCGCGTCTCGGCGGCGGCGGGATGGGCACGGTCTGGCGGGCCAGGGACCTGGTGCTGCACAGGATGGTCGCGGTCAAGGAGGTCCGCCCGCCGGACCGGGACCTCGCCGAGTACGACCCCGACAGCGCGCGGATGCTGCGCGAGCGGGTGCTGCGCGAGGCGCGGGCCCTGGCCCGGATCGACCATCCCAACGTCGTCACCATCCACCACATCGTCGACGGCGGCGACGGCACCTACCCGTGGATCGTCATGGAGCTGGTCAGCGGCGGCTCGCTCGCCGACCGGCTGACCCGGGAGCCGATGCCGCCGGCCGAGGCGGCGCGGATCGGCCGGGGCGTGCTGGCCGCGCTGGCCGCCGCGCACGAGGCCGGAATCCAGCACCGGGACGTCAAGCCCGCCAACGTCCTGCTCAGGTCCGACGGGCGCCCCGTCCTCACCGACTTCGGCATCGCCGCGATTCGCGAGACGACCAGCCTCACGGCCACCGGCTCCATCATCGGCACCCCCGACTTCATGGCACCGGAGCGGATCTCGGGCCACGAGGGCGGCGCCGCCTCCGACCTGTGGTCACTCGCGATGATGCTGTACACCGCCGTGGAGGGCCACCACCCGCTGCGCCGCGGCAGCACCCTCGCCACCCTCGCGGCCGTCCTCAACGAGGACGTGCCGCCGCCCGTGCGGGCCGGTGCCCTGGGTGACGTACTGATGAACGTGCTCGTACGGGATCCGGCGGCGCGGCCGTCGTCCGCCGTGCTGGACCGACGGCTGGCCGAGATCGAGTCGGGGTCCGTCGGCCCGGTGACCGCGTGGCACCAGCCCACGGCCCCGTACCCGCCGTTCGCCGGTGCGGCCCCTTCGTACCCGGGGGCCTTCGCCCCGCGCACGGCTCCCCTCACCGGAGCCCCCGCTCCGGCGGGCGTAGCAGGCCCCGTCGGATTCGGGCCGCCACCCGTTCCCGCCGGGCCCGGCCAGCCGGTGACCTCGCCCGTCCGGGCGGGACGCAAGAGCGGGGCGGGACTGCGTGTCGTGCTCAGCGTCTCGGGGACCTCGCTGGCCGGGGCCCTGGTCCTGATGTGGTGGCTGCTGCCCTTCGGGGGAGACGCGGGCGGATCGGGCGAGGCGGCGGACGGCGGCGCCTCCTCCTCCGTCGCATCGGCCCGCGAGGCGACCGGCTCCCCGGCCGCCGCCCCGGCCGTCCAGCAGTCGAGGGACACGACGACCACGAGCCTGCTCACCCCCGACGGCATCCGCACCGCCATCAAGGCGTTGAAGCAGGAGACCGGGCGGGACAGGTTCGGCGACTTCAGCGTCTACGAGGACTTCGTGTCGGCCGAGGTGATGGTCAAAGGCAGCGACAGCAAGTACGACACCTACACCTACCGTCCGGGACAGGGCGTGGAGAAGGGCCTCATCAAGGGCACCCTGTCCGGCGGCGACCAGCCCTTCCGCCTCGACGGCTTCAACTGGGACAAAGTGCCCACGCTCCTGGAAGAGGCCCGGAAGAAGCTCGACGTCGACCATCCGAACACCCGTTACGTGCTGGTGAGACAGCCCAACGACGTCTTCGACACCCCCCTCGGCATGGCCGTCTACCTCAGCAACGAATACAGCCAGTCCGGCTATCTGGAGGCGAACACCAAGGGCAAGGTGACCCGCGTCATGCCCGCGGAGGACTGA